GAGGAGAAGTAGTCATTGCCGATGTAAACGGCGAAGAAATAGTAAGCCCTGAAGAGTTCTTCCTTACCTATATGCTTACATCCTTACAGCCGGATCAATTGGTTAAAGAGATTCGGTTCCCGATATTAAAGCCGAATAGTGGATCGGCATTTGTTGAAGTGGCCAGAAGGCATGGTGATTTTGGTCTGGTTGAGGTGGCTGCGGTAGTTGATCTAAGTGAAGATGGAAGTTTTTCTGAGGTTAAATTAGCCATTGGTGGCGTGAATTCCGTTCCTACAGCTTTAGGGGATGTGGAAAGGCTTTTGGTTGGAAAGGAACCGACTGAGGAAATTTATAAGGATGCGAGTGTTTTAACAATGGAGATGATCGAACCTGAATCCGATCTCCATGGTACTGCTGAATATAGAAGGGAACTATCTGGTACGATGGTCATCCGGGCCTTAAAGCTAGCGACCATTCGTGCACAAGGGGGCAGGGTGATGTGATGGATGGTGTTAAGATAAATCTAAAAGTAAACGGACAAGATATATCGAGGGAAGTAGACTCTAGATTGCTATTATCGGATTTTATCAGGGAGAGCCTGTTCCTTACTGGAACACATATTGGCTGTGAACATGGAGTTTGCGGAGCTTGTACAATCCATGTTAACGGTGATCCAGTCCGCTCATGTTTAATGCTTGCAGTCCAAGCGGATGGATGTGAAGTCAAGACGGTGGAGTCACTTATCCAGGAGAATGGGAAGCTTAATCACCTACAGCAAGCATTTTCGGATAATCATGCCCTGCAATGCGGGTTTTGTACTCCAGGATTTTTGATGACGGTTTCAGGTTTCCTGGAGGAAAATTCAAACCCTTGTGAAGAAGAAATAAAAAAATGCATTTCTGGAAATTTATGTCGATGCACCGGTTACTCCAATATTATTAAAGCTGTGAAGCAGGCTGCGCAAACTGTGTCCAATTAAGGAGGGAACAGGCATGACAAAATACGTTGGCCAAAGTGTTAAGCGGAGGGAAGATTATCGTTTGGTTACAGGAACAGGGCAATTCGTGGGAGATATCCGAATGGCAAATATGGTTGAAGCAGTCTTTGTCCGCAGCACACATGCACATGCCACAATCAAAGGGATTGATATCTCCGAAGCTCAGTCATTGGAAGGGGTGCATGCCATTCTCACCGGAATGGATATAGATGGAATCATAAAGCCTCTTGTCCAATTTGAATCACATTGTGCTTTGCCTCCCAATCTAGAGGAAGCGATCAATCCCACTATCCATTATTGTTATGAAGATGTCCTGGCAAAGAATAAGGTGATGTATGTAGGGCAACCCATTGCAGTCGTCGTTGCAGATAACAGGTATGTGGCCGAAGATGCAGCAGATTTAATAAAAGTGGAATATGAAACGCTAACAGTGGTTGTCGATCCATTCAAGTCATTGGAAAAAGGCGCACCATTGATTCAAGAGCATTTACAGAATAACGTCCAGGCAGACTTCCATGTTACGACTGGAAATGCTGTACAGTCCCTTAAAAATGCAGATCAAATCCTCAAGGCAAGAATCCAAACGCCTAGAGTTTCTTCCAACCCGCTAGAAACGAGGGGGGTCGTTTCCACCTATGAAAACCGTACAGATCAATTTCATGTTTATTCTTCCACTCAACTTCCTTTTGAGGTTAGAACTTATATTGCTAGATCATTGGATTTGGTTGAACAGCAAATCAGAGTGACTGCACCTGACGTAGGTGGTGGTTTCGGACCAAAAGGTGGGGTTCACCCAGAAGAAATCTTAATTCCATATCTTTCAAAGTTATTGAAGAGACCTGTCAAGTGGATTGAAGACCGTCTAGAACATATGACAAGTGCCCGCCATTCACGGGATCAAATCCATGATGTTGAGGTTGCTTATAACCTGGATGGCACTATTTTGGGAATTAAAGATCACTTCATTATAGATAGTGGTGCTGTAAATTATTTTGGATTAACATGTGCCTACAATAGTGCCTACCATTTAAGGGGAGCATATAAGATTCCAAACTATGATGTTACTTGCCAGATTGTCTTAACGAATAAAACACCGAATGTTCCATTCCGGGGAGCAGGAAGACCAGAGGTCGTTTTCGTAATGGATCGAATTATCGACATGGTCGCTAGAAGGTTGAAAAAAGATCCAGTGGAAGTAATGCGAAAGAACATGATTCAAGCGGAGGATATGCCTTATGACCAAGGGATTTTGGTTAAAGATGGTGCAAAGCTGATTTATGATAGCGGGGACTATCCCGCTGCATTGGATCAAGGTTTGAAAATGATTGATTACGAAGGATTTAGAGAGCAGCAAAAAGAGTTGAAGAAGCAAGGAAAGCTAGTCGGTGTCGGCATTTCCACTTATGTAGAAGGAACTGGTGCTGGTCCATTCGAAAGTGCTTATGTCACGATTGATGGTACCGGTCAGGTCGTGGCATACCTTGGAGCTTCTCCGCAGGGGCAGGGGCACGAAACGGTATTCTCCCAAATCTGTGCGGATGAATTAATGCTTAGCCCAAATGATATTACAATAAGGGTTGGTGATACAACGAACTTGGCCTTTGGGGCCGGAACATACGCTAGCCGGAGTGCAGTAAATGCTGGATCGGCCATTCAAATTGCTTCAGCGAAATTAAGGGGAAAAGTATTGGCCGTCGCAGCTGCCTTGCTTGAAGTTGAATCCGCTGATTTACAAATGGAAAATGGCAAAGCCTTTGTTAAGACCAACCCAGAAAAATGTGTGACCTATAAGGAAATTGCTAAAGCGGCACGTCCAGGAAACAGATGTAAGGTGCCTGTTGGAATGGAGCCAGGCCTGCAAGTCACACATTACTTCGTTCCTCCCACTGTTACTTTTTCATCGTCCGTCCACATAGCCATGGTGGAAGTGGATAAGGAAACAGGATTTGTCGAGTTGAAAGGCTATAGTGTGGTTCATGACGCAGGAAAGGTCATCAATCCAATGATCGTGGATGGTCAAGTGCAGGGTGGCATAGCCCAGGGAATTGGTGCAGCTCTATATGAAGAAGTCGTTTACGATGAGAAAGGCCAACTTTTGACTGGATCTTATTTGGATTATTTATTGCCGACATCCATGGAAATCCCGACTGTAGAAAAGTCCCATCAAGAATTCCTCTCTACCAGAAATCCACTTGGCATCAAGGGAGTAGGTGAAGGTGGAGCCATTTCCCCGCCTGCAGCCATTGCGAATGCGGTTGTTGATGCGCTCGATCCATTAGAAGTCACGATCAATCAATTGCCCATTAGCCCAAGCAAACTCCGTAATTGGATTAAGGAAGCGGAAAGGAAAAAGTTCAAAATCGAAATAGGTTAAAAAATTCGCTTAGCAGTTCAGAACTCATTGTTGATGGATTGTACCCTATACCATGACAGAACGACAGACGAGCATGAAAATGGAAGGTGTAAATAGGGGATTACACTAGTTACGAACATTTCATGATAATAGGGGCTGATTTTTTTGAATAATTTAAATCCACAACTGCATGATCAATCGGGCAAAATGACGAATACCCGTTGGTTCTTCACGGCTTTTCCTTTGCTTGTTCTTTTCACTGTTTCCATGATGGATAAGGCAAATATTAATATTTTGCTTGCCAACAAGCCTTTTCTAACTGATCTGGGCATTGATGGTAATTTAGTGAAAGGAACACTTAGCAGCATATTTTTAGTGACTTATGCTTTTGGTCAATTAGCTTGGGGCTTCATCGTTGATAAGATAGGTGCACTGCGCAGCGGTTTCATCGGGATCGCACTGTGGGCATTTGCGATGGTTTTAGGTGGAATGGCCGATTCCATCAGTGCGATTTTATGGTCCAGGGCCATATTGGGAATCGGTGAAGGAGTCCTGTATCCAATGGCATTGAAATTAACCTCAAGCTGGTTCCCGCAGAATGAACAAGCAAAGGCACAGACAACTTGGTATAACGGAAATGCGATAGGACCGGTTCTTGGGCTCCCGCTAATAGCAATCATAGCGTCCACATATGGCTGGCGGGAAAGCTACTTCATACTTGCGGCATTATCTGTCGTTTGTTTGATTATATTTTTGATCATGACAAGAGATAATCCGGCTAAGCATTATGCGGTTAATTCAATGGAATTAAACTATATTCAAAGTAATCAAAAAGTAGGGGGAACTCCAACAGCTAGTAAAGATAATGTTAAAGCGGTTCTTGCGAATCCGATGTTCTGGGTCTTAACGATTGTTTATTCTTGCATTTCCATTGCCTATTATGGGATTTCGACCTTTTTACCAAGTTATTTGACAGAAGAAAAAGGGATTGCTTTTGTAAATTCCGCTGTTATAAATGCCGGTGGATTCGCATTAGCCATTATTGTACAAGTGGTGGCTGGGTTTCTTTCCGATCGATTCATGAAGAGGGCGATTTTTGTAGGCGGGGCGTGTGGGCTTATCATCATTTTCATGCTTTTCTCCCTTTTCACTGCTAACAGCACAGTTGCTGCCGTCTTGAGCATTTTATTGATTGGTCTTTTGTTTATGCCAGCTGCCCTGACCATGACCATGCTTCACCGTGTCTCATCACCCGAGGTAATGGGGAGCATCAGTGGGGTTTTCGGCTGTGTATCTTATTTAATTGCAGCTCTTGGTCCTATGGTTGTCGGTTTATTCAGTCAAATGAGCGGTTCATATAATGGCGGGTTTATTGCCCTTTTATGTTTTGTTGCCCTTTCTCTTTTCTTAAGTGTTTTCTTAGTCAGAAAAGGATATTAGTGCTCTGATTTAAATCATTAAAAATGAATAATGGGGAAGAGAGACAAATAGGGCATTTTCCATTTGTCTCCCTTTTTCTGCTTCCAAATATGTGAATACCAGATTTAGAGGAGGGGGTTAAAGATGTCAAGGTTACAAGAATTAAAAGACGTGTTGGAAAATATAAGTTCCGCATGGGAGCGCCACGAAAAAGCAGCAATGGTCATGCAGATAGGTGTCAAGGGTTCAGCATATAGACTTCCAGGTGCAAAAATGATGATGGCATCGGACGGTCGTATGTTTGGCACGATAAGTGGCGGATGTTTGGAAAGCGATTTATATGGCTGGGCGGAAAAAGCTATGGAAACCAACACTTGCGTTACACACCTATATGACTTGAGCGAGAATGATATTTGGGGGTTGGGAATAGGTTGCAAAGGTAAATTGGAAATATTTATCCTTCCTATTGAGCCAAATGACGAATTCTGGATGATGACAAATCAAATTGTCCAGAAAGGTCAGAAATTCACCATGATATTGGATGTATCTTCCGGTAAAGGTTTAATCGTCGATAAATATGGTAACCTCATTGGAAATCATGGAAGTGTGCCATCTGAAGTCATTGAAAAAGCAAGGATGGTAATGGATGCACAAACTCGAGCAGAATTGGTGAATCTGGAGGGAAAACGATATCTAATTGATGCTATTAAGCCAAGTGAACAATTGATTATTGCCGGGGCTGGCAGGGATGCTGTTCCAGTTGTCGAATTGGCAGCAAAAGCTGGGTTTTCCGTAACGGTATTGGATTCACGCAAGAATTTCAATAATGATCGCTTGTTTCCATTGGCTTCGAATTTGCAAAAATGCCCAGATGAAATAGACCCTTCTGAATTTACTGGATCATGGTGGGTAGTCATGAATCATATCCAGTCCTTAGATGAGAAAACCCTACAAGTGGCTTTGAAAAGTGATCCACGATATATTGGGGTGCTTGGCCCAATCTCCCGTACAACGGAAATGCTTAATACAATTGGAGAGGACTTCAACAGCGGTCCAATCCACTCACCAATTGGTTTGGATATCGGTGCTGAAACGATGGAAGAAGTTGCACTAAGTATTGTGTCGGAATTGATGTCTGTTAGAAATGGAAGAATTCCTGCACCCTTGCATGGAAAAGTGAAGATTCATGCCTAAAGTAGGCGCGATCATACTTGCGGCAGGCATGTCGATTCGAATGGGTGAACCTAAACTGTTACTTCCTTTACGGGGCCAACCTCTATTTCTTCATGCCATTGATTCTATCCTTGGCAGCCGCATGCAGCCCATCTATTTGGTTGCCGGTAAATATATAGAAGAAATCCGTCAAGATAGTGAAGACTATCCAGAATTGAAGATTATTCATAATCCGAATTATGCAGATGGAATGTCCACTTCTCTAAAACTTGGAGTTCAATCCATCAAAGAACATGTGGATGCAGTCATGATCTTCCTTGCGGATCAGCCACTTATTTCCCGTAACATCATACAATCTTTAATAGATAAATATATTGAGTGTAAAGATGAAGGAGTGCGGATCGTTCGACCAAAATATAAAGGGGAGGCAGGACATCCGATACTAGTGGATGCAGTATTACTCAATGAATTCCATTCAATAAATGGTGATCAAGGTGGTAAAAGCATTATCAAAAAATATGATGCGGTGACCGAGACCGTTTCTTTTGACAATTCAATGTGGGGATTTGACATTGACACGCCTGAAGACTTCCAAAAAGTGAAATTGCATTTGGATTCATAATGCAAACTTTAAAATCACACGAGTAATCCTGGCAAAATATCCTGCGGAACGGCCGGGAAAATAGAGAGAAGGTCGAAATATTCCCCGAATCGTCCGAAATGCTGCTTGAAATACGTAATATTTACCTAATATAAAAGGGTTCCTACAATTGCGGACTTAATACTCGCAAATAGGCACCCTTTATTTTAATTTTATTGTGATACACGTTTTATGTAATCAAGGTAATAATCATAGTTTTTTTGGATATGGATCGTATTGACCTTTATTGCTTTTTCTGCATCTTTGTCACGAATGGCATGGATTACCTGTAAGTGCTCATTGTTTCGTTCCTCATACCAAGATTTATCAACCATTGTAACATCTTCATTACGGGCCGATAAAAAGGAAATTCGAAAAGAAAGCCATAATGAATCTGTAGTCTTTTGGAGA
The DNA window shown above is from Peribacillus sp. FSL P2-0133 and carries:
- a CDS encoding nucleotidyltransferase family protein, with protein sequence MPKVGAIILAAGMSIRMGEPKLLLPLRGQPLFLHAIDSILGSRMQPIYLVAGKYIEEIRQDSEDYPELKIIHNPNYADGMSTSLKLGVQSIKEHVDAVMIFLADQPLISRNIIQSLIDKYIECKDEGVRIVRPKYKGEAGHPILVDAVLLNEFHSINGDQGGKSIIKKYDAVTETVSFDNSMWGFDIDTPEDFQKVKLHLDS
- a CDS encoding xanthine dehydrogenase family protein molybdopterin-binding subunit gives rise to the protein MTKYVGQSVKRREDYRLVTGTGQFVGDIRMANMVEAVFVRSTHAHATIKGIDISEAQSLEGVHAILTGMDIDGIIKPLVQFESHCALPPNLEEAINPTIHYCYEDVLAKNKVMYVGQPIAVVVADNRYVAEDAADLIKVEYETLTVVVDPFKSLEKGAPLIQEHLQNNVQADFHVTTGNAVQSLKNADQILKARIQTPRVSSNPLETRGVVSTYENRTDQFHVYSSTQLPFEVRTYIARSLDLVEQQIRVTAPDVGGGFGPKGGVHPEEILIPYLSKLLKRPVKWIEDRLEHMTSARHSRDQIHDVEVAYNLDGTILGIKDHFIIDSGAVNYFGLTCAYNSAYHLRGAYKIPNYDVTCQIVLTNKTPNVPFRGAGRPEVVFVMDRIIDMVARRLKKDPVEVMRKNMIQAEDMPYDQGILVKDGAKLIYDSGDYPAALDQGLKMIDYEGFREQQKELKKQGKLVGVGISTYVEGTGAGPFESAYVTIDGTGQVVAYLGASPQGQGHETVFSQICADELMLSPNDITIRVGDTTNLAFGAGTYASRSAVNAGSAIQIASAKLRGKVLAVAAALLEVESADLQMENGKAFVKTNPEKCVTYKEIAKAARPGNRCKVPVGMEPGLQVTHYFVPPTVTFSSSVHIAMVEVDKETGFVELKGYSVVHDAGKVINPMIVDGQVQGGIAQGIGAALYEEVVYDEKGQLLTGSYLDYLLPTSMEIPTVEKSHQEFLSTRNPLGIKGVGEGGAISPPAAIANAVVDALDPLEVTINQLPISPSKLRNWIKEAERKKFKIEIG
- a CDS encoding xanthine dehydrogenase family protein subunit M, translated to MKPATFNYLRPSSLEEAVDYLSEYGEDAKILSGGQSLIPLLNMRLSTPKYLIDIGRAEGLSYIKEDGESLVIGALTKHREIEKSELVKEKCPLLSEAIRWVGHEQIRNRGTVGGSIAHGDPSAELPCVLTALRGEVVIADVNGEEIVSPEEFFLTYMLTSLQPDQLVKEIRFPILKPNSGSAFVEVARRHGDFGLVEVAAVVDLSEDGSFSEVKLAIGGVNSVPTALGDVERLLVGKEPTEEIYKDASVLTMEMIEPESDLHGTAEYRRELSGTMVIRALKLATIRAQGGRVM
- a CDS encoding MFS transporter gives rise to the protein MNNLNPQLHDQSGKMTNTRWFFTAFPLLVLFTVSMMDKANINILLANKPFLTDLGIDGNLVKGTLSSIFLVTYAFGQLAWGFIVDKIGALRSGFIGIALWAFAMVLGGMADSISAILWSRAILGIGEGVLYPMALKLTSSWFPQNEQAKAQTTWYNGNAIGPVLGLPLIAIIASTYGWRESYFILAALSVVCLIIFLIMTRDNPAKHYAVNSMELNYIQSNQKVGGTPTASKDNVKAVLANPMFWVLTIVYSCISIAYYGISTFLPSYLTEEKGIAFVNSAVINAGGFALAIIVQVVAGFLSDRFMKRAIFVGGACGLIIIFMLFSLFTANSTVAAVLSILLIGLLFMPAALTMTMLHRVSSPEVMGSISGVFGCVSYLIAALGPMVVGLFSQMSGSYNGGFIALLCFVALSLFLSVFLVRKGY
- a CDS encoding (2Fe-2S)-binding protein, with protein sequence MDGVKINLKVNGQDISREVDSRLLLSDFIRESLFLTGTHIGCEHGVCGACTIHVNGDPVRSCLMLAVQADGCEVKTVESLIQENGKLNHLQQAFSDNHALQCGFCTPGFLMTVSGFLEENSNPCEEEIKKCISGNLCRCTGYSNIIKAVKQAAQTVSN
- a CDS encoding XdhC family protein: MSRLQELKDVLENISSAWERHEKAAMVMQIGVKGSAYRLPGAKMMMASDGRMFGTISGGCLESDLYGWAEKAMETNTCVTHLYDLSENDIWGLGIGCKGKLEIFILPIEPNDEFWMMTNQIVQKGQKFTMILDVSSGKGLIVDKYGNLIGNHGSVPSEVIEKARMVMDAQTRAELVNLEGKRYLIDAIKPSEQLIIAGAGRDAVPVVELAAKAGFSVTVLDSRKNFNNDRLFPLASNLQKCPDEIDPSEFTGSWWVVMNHIQSLDEKTLQVALKSDPRYIGVLGPISRTTEMLNTIGEDFNSGPIHSPIGLDIGAETMEEVALSIVSELMSVRNGRIPAPLHGKVKIHA